The Styela clava chromosome 11, kaStyClav1.hap1.2, whole genome shotgun sequence genome includes the window tgcgGCAGCTGCCGGCGCTTTTCTGAATGAGGGTAACGTTACCCGCtattttctcaataataaaataataacatttatatTCTACTCtttaaactatttaaaaaaaactcagcTTAGTGCTTCTCGTTATCATGAATCGTTTACGGAAATACCCAGGGTTGTCcctgggatgggatgggatagcACACCgctgtatttcccatgggacacgaagaCCGTACGATTTTCGGGGAAATtatgtaaaacatttcgttatggagttgtgtctatatatttgaatatagatCATTTGTTAGTCATGAAgggcaaaatatattcagcatcaaCAATACTCCGTGAAAGGGTTATAATGGACACATGCATATTAAGTGAATATAAAGCtgacaaagtccgtaaattttgttgttttgcaagtCTCTTCTTACATTACATTATTACATATACATTACTTACATTACtagggatgggatgggacaaatAATGTATACCATAGACAGGCCTGGAAATATCGATGCCGTTGGATGCCTTCATTGAACCTTCAAGAGTTGAATCTTTCGAAAGAATGCATGGAACTACCATTTtaagattaataaaaacaataaatataacttggaACATTAAAACTGATGCTAAATACACTACAATATTGGTTTCCATCGTCCACCTTTTACGAACATGATAACTTGTAGGGTACATAGAATTCTCAGTCCAGGAGCAGCAATACTTAATATTTAGTCCAAGCGAACTCTATAAACTATTTCACAACAAGTGCTAATTTTTTATAGGTAATACATACTtctatatatcgaatatataACACTTGCAATTACGAAATCCTTTCATTCATacatttccttattcaaagatCGCTTACacagaaatataaaacacaTCGCATAGCTTCGTTGAATAATTTATCTTCGTCATGTAAACCAATTCAATCCGGTTGACAATCtggacgtaaacaaatagaatataacactGAAATGTTGCGACAATTAATTAATGATTAGTACGCACGCAATTACACGGGTTTTCTCATTCTAGTTGAATAAATTACATCAATGTAATATTTGACCACTGATATTGATGCCtacatgctattctgcaagtTGTCATCGAACCCCACCTCGTTGGATGGAGCGTCGTCGCAGTTGGAACAAGCGCGAGAGGAATATTTTGTGCAGAAAGTTGTAATGTTACTTGTGTGGAAATGTTCAGTTGGACAGAAGAGAAACTGATAGGGCACAAATTGCTATTTTAGAAGGATAATACCGTCGTTCACGTAAACATTTAGCCGAAATCTCAAGGTTTTCTTACAACCCTAGATGTTCCCCGTTCATGAGCAGGAAGCTCACAGAGGTATGTCCAAGATCATGCAGGGATCTGATGTGAGTTATATCGACGCGACACACGGTTAGGCTATTTTATGAGTTGTTTATTAGtgtaaaatgtatttttgggattttcaattgttattcttgcgtatttttgataataataagcttactttctaattatattacagTATTGTTTCAAACAACTTTCATTGAGCCTCTGACACAACTTCACGAAGTCTGtatattatttgttcatttcaCAGTGAAATATTAGGATCTTATTCGtcgtattattattttaaatctttagttttcttcgttttaataaccgcgtaaacaatatcataaattaaaacaaatcacaacCATGCTTTCATATCCATGTGTCTTTAATACATGTACCAAAAACATAGGAATAAACATATGGGATTGCGGGTCCTTGACTTAGCGTAACGTGAACACTCGATTTTGGGAGATAATTCTTATGGGATCCGTCCACACCCGATTTCTCATGGGTATTTGACTTCGCCAAAGCCGGCACCCACTACCCAGTAAATAATTGCACGTACCccattaatttaaaattacattggttttacttCAAAGTTAACATTATATTTTACCGCTTAGTTGTAAGTTGTGAGATAGCGGGCAAATTTGACTTAATGCTTTTTTGCTAGCCGGTTTGAAAAAGCTCTTCATTTAGATTTGAGTCTCTTCATAACGGATGTAAGTACTCCAGAAACAGTACATAAGAAAACTCTCTTATATTTAGGAACTGATCAATGCTCACACGATTTTACGTTTTAGGATTGGTAAATGCGAGAGACAACGCAACACTAATTcctatttaataattttcctgaCATAGAAATTTGTGTTGCTGTTTAGGCTAAATAAATAGGTCTGAAAAtagtctaaaacagtggttctcaaactttttgagccgcgcccccctttgaaaaattttacaaacttcgccaGACACCCCCCCCCCTCTTTATAAGTAAAACTTTTTGTTCAGTAATGATCTCCATATAGACTAGAAACTGAAACTAGGGATTTTCAGACCTGTTTACTTAGCTTCATGGAGatcatttctgaacaaaaagttaaaatcaattcatgaaagtacatttaattttaccgtAATTGAATTTTCTGTCTGACTATCTCATATAGTCATATAACACTAGTCAATAAATATTATGTTAGTGATGAAGCGATATGtcaaagatttttctggttatttccAAGACAACACTAGTCAATAAATATTATGTTAGTGATGGAGCGATATGtcaaagatttttctggttatttccAAGACGAAACAACATCAAATATGATTTTTAGTTACTCTATTCCTGGGCCAAAATTTTAACCAAAGATCCGATTTCAAACCTTCAAAATCACCAAGTTATGTACTTTTATTTCGACATGCATCGGTGCTGAATGGTACGGCTAGGTCTTCGTTAAATAAGTGAGAGCAAAATTTGCCAACATAGATGTACAATCGTTACAAATACAGACAAGCGTGGCTGAATAGGAAGTATGTCGATTTCAAAAAAGTGTTCcaataactaaaataagttTTCAAAGTTTACCGTGAAATATCCGGCCCAAAACCCTCGTGAGAAAATTTCAGTCATCTTCTAGTATTCGAAATATATCGTTACATTAATCGATGGAATAGGCGATTTGATTTacgaataaatattgaaaaacacaGAAGATAATTATATAATCACCCGAAGCCACCGTGTCTGAAAATTTAACTTATACAAGGGTCTGAATGGCcgctaaaatttaaatcataatGCCACCCATGACATCGTCGTGATTAGCTAATGTCACGGAAGTTAATGTCAAATTCTAGTTGAAGTACTCGAGCATCttgatctattttatttctagcTTAGTATGATCTTTGATTAAAAGAATGATTCTTGCGCACGAAACCGTTTGCCATGAAAACATTGACGGGCTCGAACTGCAACGAGCAATCGATCTCGGTCATTTTCGGACAAAATACTGCAGAGCATCAAGtaaattttacatttcaatttgaaaacatGAGGAGATTATGCAAAGTAATTATTTATATGGTACAGACAATATATGGAAAATGTTTTGGGTGATATCTCGCGTAATTTTGAATTGGGGGGATAATAAGTGCAAGAATCTTTGTATTCCTACCTCACTTTGGGCAACTCTAGAAAGGTTGCTACAAGCAGATATTTGAAAGAAAAGTTATCCAGAGttatataaattctattttcGATATAATTATGGATGTAATCACTTTTTCATACCCTGGATGAATGTGAAAATCACATTTGTGGTGCGATTGAAAGAGATTTGAGTTTGGCTGAAACCAGCGGCagccaattttgtttttgatgaataccTGGGTTTGCTTATTTTGACTTCCTTATTCCCCCCTCtgtatgcaataaaaatatgttttataaatgctattattttCACCTACTCAGACGTTCTCGCTTCGTTTCATTAGGTTTCGCTACCACGCCGTTAGTGTCAAGTGATGCTGCGGAGATGCGGAAACGCGGAAACAGAAGAAGGCTTGCAGGTGTATGGAAGGCCGTATTGCAGATTTGCAGTTAGACGGGCAGCACTAGTCCAGTGTTTTGGAAGCTAGATTACAGTTGCATTAGCTAGCATGAATTGTGTATTACAATTGCATTAGCTAGCATGAATTGTGTTATAAAAACTGTTTTCGTCTGTCAGTGTGAGTGGTGCCTATGTGTACCAAGAGACTTTACATAGTGGGGCTAACTAATTATACCAATAGGCCTTATAGGTTATTGGGTAATCTCCTAAAAATGGTGAACCCGACAGCCGAACCAGCGCCTTTTTGAGATGGAGTCAGAAAATCAACCGTAGGAACCCAAAGACATCAACTACACAAGCAAGCCGCggataaaaagataaaaaaaatcaaaatcaacaatTCGATATCAACCGAAAATAAGCGATGAATCAAGGAATGAAGCGAAAAACCAAGGACTATACCACAAAGAAAAagacttatttcaaaaatgtgtGTATAACATGCACATTATATGGactgttatatttaaaaaaaaagggggTTCAAAACATTCACACTATAGAAACTGTTTTATAcggagaaaaaaaaactgtaaaattaaaaactagtCTTGACTACAAAACAAATGAGAAAGATATGAAACGAAAAGAACTTCAGAAAGAAACGCCCGCGAATCAACTTCAATAAACCGCGCGATTATTGcactatatattcatttataattatttcaaattcgtGTATAAAATGAacggacatttttcttcttcacaggtatttcatattttctttcttttaatCTTTAAGGcgttttatttttggtattgAACCCAACGAAGTTACCCAAAAATATCTaatatattcgattttggcAGATATTAGCATTCGTTTTCTTAAGATATACTTCAAGTTgacttttaacatttttttcaaaatatgattacaAATACGATCGTATTTCGGATTAGCGCTTCATGATGTACTTGTATACACGCGAGTAAAATCaatctcatttttatttttaatcgcaCAAAGAGGCTCATCACAATTAAAGCCGTATTTTTTTTCAGCGCTCCAAAATTTATTAATGTGAAACGAAGTGTATTAGAGACAAGCATTTGTAGTAATCTGtcagataaatttaaataaactcATTATTTTTAATCGCCCAAAATCACCAAGTTATTTACTTTTCTTTCGGCATGCATCGGTACTGAGTGGCACGGCTAGGTTATTTAAGGTTCGTTATTTAAGTGAGAGCACAGTTTGCTAACAAtcgttacaaatacagaaaaGCGTGGCTAAATAACGTTtgtcgatatttcaaaaaagtgttccattcattaaaataattttcaaagtttaCAGTGAAATATCCGGCCTACAGGACTAAGAGAGTACTCTTCttgtactgaaaatttgaaatctatggTTACAACAATTAATCGATGGAAAAGACGATTTGATTTATGAaggaatattgaaaacaaagaaaattaccaaattacttGAAACAGGCTGATATGAAACAAGGGTCTGAACGGCcgctaaaatttaaatcataatGCCACCGTTGACATCTTGGTGACTAGCTAATGTCGAGGGAGTTAATGTCAAATTCTAGTTGAAGAACTCGAGCATCTTGATCTATATTATTTCTAGCTTAGTATGAAAATGTGATGCATCTTTGATCAAGGGCATGATAATTGCGCACGAAACCgtttaacatgaaaatattgacgGAACCTTTGTATTCTGTAAATTAGGTTTCAGATTTGCTACCTCACTTTGGGCAACTCTAGAAAGCTTGCTACAAACAGATATAGAAAAGAACAGTAATCCAGAGGTATAGATACTATTttcgatataaatatgtatgtatgtaattaCTTTTTCACACCCTGTATGAATGTGAAAATCACCTGTGGCGCGATTGAAATAGATTTGAGTTTGGCTTCAACCAGTGGCAGCGACTTCCTCATTCCTCCCTTtgtatgcaataaaaatatgttttataaatgctattatttttgctattattttacttttttcgaCTTTCTCGCATGTTTCATTAGGTTTGGTTATCATGTGATCCATCACCAAGCCTTTAGcgttatttttatatgatgcGAAGAGATGCGGAAACAGACGAAAGTCTTGCAGGTGAATATAGAATTTAAGTATGGCTTCGACGAAATCAACAATTACAATGAGAAATCATACAAACGAGTGTGAACGGAACCCATAGAAATTACCTCGCAAAATAGGCGTGCACATTACGTCGTTAAGGACCCGCAATCTCGTATGTTGATTCTTATGTTTTCTATGTATTTATTGAAGACACGCGATAATGCACTGTGAAATAAAAAGATAAACCTGAAGTAGTTGTTCAGAGGCTCGATGAAAGATTTTTGAAACAATACTATATTATATAagcttattattatcaaaattacgCGAGAATACTTATTGTACATCACGTAAGCTCATACAGCAGATATCGGGAGCTTGGACGTACCTTCGTGATATATAGCCTTCTGCTTATGAACACGGATTGTAGGAAAACCTTGAGATTTAAGCTAAATGTTTGCGTGAACGACAGTATCATCCTTCTAAAGTAGTATTTTGTACCTTATCAGTTTCTCTTCTGTCGAAGTTAAAAAATACCTGCTCTTCTGCCGTCGACACCAGAGGGGCCATGCCAGAGGTTATGACGCTACTAGCAACCACCGTTGAGGCTGAGCGGTCTTTCTCATGCATGAAACGGGTAAAGACATGGCTGCGCTCATCAATGACGTCCAATCGCCTTTCTGATTTGTGTGTGCTTCACTGTCACCGTGAAAGGGTCACCGAggagaaaattaatcgagttgtgtcgagcatagttggcgggaagcgaaggatggacttttaattggggcgatgtattttacttattcaaattgcgttgttaatatttgttgtttcaaataaaaaattgtttattaatggattttgtattcacaaaaatccagctgagtaattgaatcagtttgcttggtgaccaactgttgttgttttgcgctTGAAGAACGGGCGCTTGAAGAACGGTGTTttaaacccaatataatttctaaaattttcaaatttggcaccccccccccaaaattttgggctggctacgccactgccaCTAGCCAAGTGATTTCCATAGTAtactaaccctaatctggtacacatagcCACTTACCTTAGTTATGGTCACTTTGGCACACCGGGGCAGCACAATGAATGACCagtaaattataataaacagCATTAAGTGGCAAACAACCGTGAGGTTTTCTATAGGTGCACACTGTGTGTAAAGGGTCCAAAATGAAGCTGACTCTTTATCTTTGACTCCGATTGTCTGTTTATGAAAATTCCCAGCGCATCTCGGCTATTTCATGTTGTTCGTGAAATatgattaatttatttttgactaGAATATTTCGCGTGAATTGAAATCGTCGACTACATGTATAAGTGCAACATGTTACGCTATACAACACGATCTACAGTTTTCCACCGTATATATTTACAACGAATTAATACAGTGATTCGTGATTGTTGAAATTTCTCTATTTAACCAATCGGTCAATTAATACCGGCAGGTTGATATGTAAACAATACAACAAGTTAGAAATACTTGGATGACGGACattttataaatagatttatcATTACTTGAATAAGATGGGAGATAAAAGCCTATAAGACGGCCTAATCGTGGAGGAGCCCAGCAACCTCTCGTTGACAGTTACTATATATAAGTTTGATATCCACCGATCTTGGTTAGATAGCCGTAATGTTGATTATGAGTCCGGCATTATCAGTCGTTGGCTTGACGTTAATGTGAAATTATGGTTCAATCTCACATAAATATTTGAAGGTTTGAGCACAATCTTCATCGTTCAGCTTCCAATCAAAGCTAGCACTCATATCAACGCAATCTTGATTACCGCTCCAGTTGTTAGGTTGACCACCTCGCCATGGAGTAGAACCTGCAGTTGCCGTTACACCATCTTCCCAGATAAACGTATTTTCCTCTCGAATGTCGTTCAAACCAATCCAAGTGTTGTATCTTCCAGATTTGACCAAGGGCAGTATTTCTCtgcaaaaaaataatgtattttgttTGCCTTTATTTATTGTGCAGCATGTCAATTTCAAGGTTGGTTCATCACGGTTTTGAGGGACTAGTAATGACCAAAACCGAATCAATTTTTGCTCAGTATTTGAGCACCTATCATTCCATTGATCAATTACTGACCATTAGTTAGGAGTATGAAGGTTCTTATCAGGGGTGCAGCCAGCTTCGTTTTACGGTAAGCGTCCCGGTTTTGAGGTCAAAACGATATTGTGCGCGTTATCAACTTGACGCAATCAACATTGCCAGATGAGCCCCTTCTTCACCTGCGAACGTTTTTATCTCGAATTCCCGCCGATGCCAGTTGGCCTCCAAGTCTTTTACAATTTTCCTTCGCCTCTGCGTAAATGACCTCGTTGTAGAACAGTTTGTAGTAGTAGTTATTTTGCGCTTTATACCAAGTGCTAATCTGTTCTATTCTTGCCATTTTTGTCGTAAGACTTCCCAGTTGCTCTCGGATTTGTTGCATTACTGCAAAGAAAAGGTAGACTCATTATCATACTTCGTTATTCCAACGTTTTTAACAGTGATTCCTATAAACTTCAGTAACCTAGTTGCTTACCTGTCTCTAggtaatatttatgaaatcatAATAATCCCATCAAAAAAAGGGTGACCCGAAAGGACACGTTTCTTTTGAATATATTCTAGTAAAcaaaacttttgtgcaaagcgtcctatattcataaaaaatagatgttaaataaattttcgtcTAACTCAACAAGAACATTTAGGGGTCATGTTGTAGAGGGCACGAGGACACAAATGCAAGTGACAATATGGGTAAACTGACAGGTCGTCAAGTTCTTTACAAAGCACTTTCTTCGATTAGACTCTAAGCTATTTTTTACTCCTCGTTTGTCAAATGAattcttaaatattttaatcagaTTTACCCGATTTTAAATCCTCTATGTCCTCACTAGATTTCTCAACAACTGGGCCAATTTGAGTCAGCTTTGCTTGTATCTGTCCGGAAATATCTGAACAAGAATTCATCCGACTTGAAATAACATTGTTTCAAAGTATTACAATGTTCTGTTGTAGGACGTTGATAAATATAGAGAAATCCAAAACAAACGTggcgatatttttttaattgcgtAAATTAATGTAACCTTAGAAACTATTCCTTTGTTTAATTGTACCGGTAGACTGTTTTATGTGCTACGAAAATACATATCTGAAATAATGAGAGTAAATTATTTGCATAGAAAGCTCagagaatatataaaaaatgatagTGAATATTCTCACAAACGGCACCATGGACCACAatagcaatttaaaaaaaaagaaattcgtATGCTCAATTCGTAATTACATACCATTGAAATGTTCTTTTATAGTTTCCTTTACGATTTTGAAATTCACCACACCAGAAGGCTCAATTGGCCCATCCTTTCCTTTTCTAATTCTGTAAGTTTGCTGGCcctaaatatgtaaattatcGATGAAACGTAAATATGTGGAGCATAATACAACAATCATTAGTGTGGAGTGTGGTCAACTCTTGCACGTTCCAACGTTACTAGTGATCATCGGGTTGTGATTTACAGCGGCTTACTTAAAATATGCCGACGATGTTAATTTTCGTTTCTCCGGTTCATTTTCCTGTCTGGGAGGATTGAGTAAAAATGAATgagtaatagctttctagcgaaaaatgccattgaaaccaaataaaaaaattggttcAGTAGTTGATGAGAAATGCCAGTAATACGGTAACAACACGAATAATACTAACagcataatattaataataataacaaaacgatcgatccataggtccactttgtgtccaataatagcATCCTATCGCTAAAATGTCTGTGCCTCTATTTTTTCCATTCTTGTTTTTGGTTGACTAGACCATTATGGGTGAAATTCAACACTTTATGGTGTTTCGCATCGGCGACATTTTGATGCGACATTACCTCTGTACTAACCAGAATATTTATAATCATTTATAAACCGAGTTAGTAATTTCGAGAAAATGTCAACTTAGCGAACGACTGTAACCATTTGTTTGAATCATTTATAAACCTGTTCATTTATAAACCCGTACATTAGTTTGAATAGTATATTACCGTTGCGAGCTAGCAACGAAGACTGTAGATAAAGCTTTGGcgtaaatattataaatattattcaaatgagGGTAAAgggttaaaaaaattgatgtcatattttaaatgttatgtCGCTCACCTGCAAACTTTGTTCAGGGTTTCGCTGTCCATGTGATATTCCAACGCATAGTATCACGAGTATCCAAGTAAAATACATGATTACTACAAGGTATCAATACTATGccctaaaaagaaaaaaaaattggaaagtatttttaaaatccgTGACTACGGAGGCAAAATTTGAGTCGAACCCGTAGTCTCATTTATAGCCGATTACAATAGAATAATACCTTTATTCCTACTCCCATTTATGAAACTTTGCACTATGTGAAATCCGAGattaaattcgaaatttttcTTTCTGATTTTTTCGTCGCctcattaaatatattgtaaaagGTTTGTAAAGCTTTTTTTGTAACCCCGGTTCTCTCATATTATTTCGTACACACCACAAGTGAACAAAACAACAACTATTATGTGAGAACTTGAATGTTTTGAACTTTCTTATTTGCACGAGGAATTCTGAAAAACATTACAGCATTTTCACAAAGATTTTACTGCAAAAGGCTTCATATGATCAGATACTCTGAGACCTATTATGGCCCATAGAAGATACGATCGCTAATAATAGATGATGCAGACTGATGCGACCGCACGAGCagagttttattttgttttgaattccATGCCCACGCTTCTGGAACGACTAACCTGTAAATATATTGAGTTACTTAAAATACCAGCTTATAGAGAACTTATTCAATTGAAATACTTTATATAAATCAAGAATATACGTTTTACTAAATTTCTCAAAACAGTTTTTAGAGTTTTGTTGctgttttttcaagtttttgagTTGAAGTCTCGATTCCCCATGTCCTGAAAATCTGAGCATAGTGTATCAAAGGCTATAACTGAAATGACAAAACTTGTAGAAACTGTCGATTTTCAAACTCCGTGACTTTTTATTGAGGTACGTATGATACAATCATAACACTTTTTCGAGATTAAATATAATAAGCACCCATGAATCGCTCCCAAAATTGGCTTGTCGCTTCACCAACAAATCAGTTTTGCTTGCCCagactttttcaaaattttttcatatcgttACCCCTAAATCGAATTACAAATGTCCTGATTTCACTGTGTTTCTTCTATATCAAACAACCAAACCCAGAGAAAGTGACAGCAGACCGCATCTCATATCATCGTCAATCATGACCTTACTTCGATATTTCGTTATAATGAATTGCAGATATATATCTTAAAGAATCGCCCTACAAACGCACTTCGCTATCGGAGCTAAATTTTAAAGAATCGCTCTACAGACGTACTATGCCGTGGAAGCTATCCAGAACGCGTTTTCATCTATCTCGTTTGGTTCATTTTGTCatattgatagcaagccagtAAACGTACGGTGTCGGGAAAGGCGTATGAATTTATGTCTTACTGCgaatgccgcaaaattgcatttaataaACAACTGTTGAAAATAGGATCATGACCGATCTCGCAAAAACGGCCTATTGTGGAAGCCAAAGTTCAACTTAGTTCAATAGCCCCGACCCACAAATTGTCTACAACCCCAATACATTGATAGGCGCTCACACATGATAGTTTAGTTGGGGTACCCATAACAGGTAAAGTGTTTGAGCGAATTCAATGTGAGCGTTCCCGGTTTCGCAGAGGCCTAGACCAATATAATTAGTCAATGAACTACTACTGCCCACCAACGGTAGGAAGAAAGATACGATCACGCTATTATTGAAATGAAACTATATGATGAACAAGTGTTTTTTATCCACGCATTCCTAAGAAGTGGTGAATGTTACAATCAAATTCCACCCGTCTTTGTCATAATGTCCCAAAATCTAACTAACTCACCCTTTATTTTTCGGGTGCACGTGTTAAGAGGTTTGTGTTGGACTTCGAAGCTTTAACGTGTCATTTTCTTCAGTATGACCGGACGTTAAAAAGCAGGGCTGCTCATTCCACTTCACCCAGGCCATAATAAAGATTGTGCGCCACAACAATTTGGCACGTCCTATACAAGCaggccataatgaagaatgtgcgccacaaaaatttggcacgtcTATACAAGTAGGCCATAATGAAGTATGTGCGACGTCTCTATACACGTCCCTATACACGTAtgccataatgaagaatgtgcgTCACAAAAATTGGCACGTCTCTATACAAGAAAGCCATAATGAAGAATGCGCGCCACAAAAATTAGGCACATCTCTATACAAGTAGGCCATAATGAAAAATGTAcgccacaaaaatttggcacgtcTCTATACAAGTaggccataatgaagaatgCGTGCCACACGCCACAAAAATTTGGGACGTTGGCACGTCTCTATACAAGTAGGCCATAAGGAAGAAGAATGCGTGCCACAAAAAATTGGCACGTCTCTATACAAGTGggccataatgaagaatgtgcaccacaaaaatttggcacgtcTCTATACAGGTaggccataatgaagaatgtgcgccaCAAAAAATTGGCACGTTTCTATACAAGTAGGCCATACATAATGAAGAATGcgcgccacaaaaatttggcacgtcTCTATACAAGTGggccataatgaagaatgtgcaccacaaaaatttggcacgtcTCTATACAGGTaggccataatgaagaatgtgcgcTACAAAAATTGGCACGTCTCTATACAGGTaggccataatgaagaatgCTCGCCACAAAAATTGGCACGTCTCTATACAGATaggccataatgaagaatgtgcgcTACAAAAATTGGCACGTCTCTATACAGGTaggccataatgaagaatgcgcgccacaaaaatttggcacgtgTCTGCTCTATACAAGTaggccataatgaagaatgtgcgccacaaaaatttggcacgtcTCTCTCTATACAAGTAtgccataatgaagaatgtgcgccacaaaaatttggcacgtcTCTCTCTATACAAGTAtgccataatgaagaatgtgcgccacaaaaatttggcaAGTCTCTCTATACAAGTGggccataatgaagaatgtgcgccacaaaaatttggcaAGTCTTTCTATACAAGTGggccataatgaagaatgtgcgccaCAAAAATTGGCACGTCTCCTTTATACGAATAATGTGCGCCACAAAAATTGGCACGTCTCTCTATACAAGTaggccataatgaagaatgtgcgccaCA containing:
- the LOC144429748 gene encoding collectin-10-like isoform X1, whose product is MYFTWILVILCVGISHGQRNPEQSLQGQQTYRIRKGKDGPIEPSGVVNFKIVKETIKEHFNDISGQIQAKLTQIGPVVEKSSEDIEDLKSVMQQIREQLGSLTTKMARIEQISTWYKAQNNYYYKLFYNEVIYAEAKENCKRLGGQLASAGIRDKNVRREILPLVKSGRYNTWIGLNDIREENTFIWEDGVTATAGSTPWRGGQPNNWSGNQDCVDMSASFDWKLNDEDCAQTFKYLCEIEP
- the LOC144429748 gene encoding lectin-like isoform X2 encodes the protein MYFTWILVILCVGISHGQRNPEQSLQGQQTYRIRKGKDGPIEPSGVVNFKIVKETIKEHFNVMQQIREQLGSLTTKMARIEQISTWYKAQNNYYYKLFYNEVIYAEAKENCKRLGGQLASAGIRDKNVRREILPLVKSGRYNTWIGLNDIREENTFIWEDGVTATAGSTPWRGGQPNNWSGNQDCVDMSASFDWKLNDEDCAQTFKYLCEIEP